AAGTAGCATTGTGTTTTGGTTGGATTGATGCCACTGTAAAGAGTTTAGGTGATGGAAAACGCATCCAATACTTCACTCATCGTAACCCGAAAAGTACTTGGAGTGCTCTAAACAAAAAGTATATTATCGAGCTTGAAGAAAAAAAATTAATTCAAGATGCTGGATGGAAAATGATTGATTTAGCAAAAAAAACTGGTACGTGGACAGCTATGGATGATGTTGAGAATGGCATTATCCCAGAGAATCTTCAGCAAGCTTTAGATAACAACCAACGCGCTTTTGAAAACTATCAAAACTTCTCTAAAGGTTATAGAAAAAGTTACTTATCATGGTTAACTAGTGCAAAACGTGAAGACACAAAACAAAAAAGAATCGCAGAAATAATAAGACTCTGCGATGCTAATATAAAAAGTCGAGATACTTGGTGAATTTTTTTACAACCCATTAATATAGCTTCCGTACGGATCTTGAAACTTTAATCCTTCTGAATATTTGTATTTACTCAATTTTTTAAATTGTGTTAGTCCCCAAAGAATAAACTCTTTTTCAAAATAGACGTCTTCTTTTTCAATATCTGGTTGGTAATCTGCAAGCAAAGCGTCAAGCGGTGTTACCTCATCTAATTTAGCTTTATATACAGCATCATTGAGGTTGTCTAAAAGCTCAAAACCATCGCTATTAAAAAACCATGACACTAAATCATCATAGGGTGTTTCTTCGTCTTGTTTCTGTAGTTTTTCAACCTTCGGAAAATACCTTGGGAATAAGGTTTTAATGGCACTATCTAATAAAGCATTCGCTACAAAATCGGCGCCTTCTTGCTCTCCTTCGTAAACCAATTCTACCTTACCAGTTATTGCAGGAATAATCCCAGTAAAATCAGATAATCTTACAGACGTATTAGTATCACCGTTAAGTAATGAACGACGCTCTGCAGTACTTAATAAATTCTGAAATGCTGTGATGCTCATTCTTGCGCTCACACCACTTTTTACATCTACGTATTCGCTTTCGCGAGCTTCGAAACTGATCTGTTCTAATAAGTCTTTTGCTAAATCTGGAATATGAATTGCTTCTGACTGTCGCTCATCTAATCGTGCTTCTTGTGCTGTTATAGTTCTTGCCGTATCTACATTATCTGGGTAATGCGTCAAAATCTGACTTCCAATTCTATCCTTTAAAGGCGTTACAATACTACCACGATTGGTATAATCTTCAGGGTTTGCTGTAAACACAAATTGCATATCTAAAGGCAAGCGTAACTTAAATCCTCTTATCTGTATATCACCTTCTTGTAGAATATTAAACAATGCTACTTGGATTCGAGCCTGCAAATCTGGTAATTCATTTATTACAAAAATACAACGATTCGCTCTTGGAATCATGCCATAGTGAATCACACGGTCATCGGCATAACTCAGTTTTAAATTAGCTGCTTTTATAGGATCAACATCTCCAATAATATCTGCCACAGTAACATCTGGTGTTGCTAACTTTTCAGCAAAACGCTCATCACGATGCAACCATGTGATTGGTGTATTATCGCCTTTTTCTTCGATTAATTCTGTAGCAAATCTCGAAATCGGTTGTAATGGGTCATCATTAATTTCAGAACCTTCTACAACAGGAATATATTCATCTAATAATTTAACCATCATACGTGCCAAACGCGTTTTTGCTTGACCACGTAATCCTAATAAATTAATATTATGTCTTGATAAAATCGCCCGTTCCAATTCAGGAATCACGGTATTCTCATAACCATGAATTCCTTCAAAAGTTGTGACTTTGTTCTTAATATTTTCAATTAAATTATCTCTCAATTCATCTTTTATTGATTTTGATTGATAACCCGCTTTTTTTAATTCGCCTAGTGTTTTTATATTTTCTATTT
This DNA window, taken from Winogradskyella sp. PC-19, encodes the following:
- a CDS encoding YdeI/OmpD-associated family protein, yielding MEFPELYFERDIDWYDWLLTNHDSYKAVYLVFYKLETKRPTMRWEEAVKVALCFGWIDATVKSLGDGKRIQYFTHRNPKSTWSALNKKYIIELEEKKLIQDAGWKMIDLAKKTGTWTAMDDVENGIIPENLQQALDNNQRAFENYQNFSKGYRKSYLSWLTSAKREDTKQKRIAEIIRLCDANIKSRDTW
- a CDS encoding magnesium chelatase; the protein is MKIENIKTLGELKKAGYQSKSIKDELRDNLIENIKNKVTTFEGIHGYENTVIPELERAILSRHNINLLGLRGQAKTRLARMMVKLLDEYIPVVEGSEINDDPLQPISRFATELIEEKGDNTPITWLHRDERFAEKLATPDVTVADIIGDVDPIKAANLKLSYADDRVIHYGMIPRANRCIFVINELPDLQARIQVALFNILQEGDIQIRGFKLRLPLDMQFVFTANPEDYTNRGSIVTPLKDRIGSQILTHYPDNVDTARTITAQEARLDERQSEAIHIPDLAKDLLEQISFEARESEYVDVKSGVSARMSITAFQNLLSTAERRSLLNGDTNTSVRLSDFTGIIPAITGKVELVYEGEQEGADFVANALLDSAIKTLFPRYFPKVEKLQKQDEETPYDDLVSWFFNSDGFELLDNLNDAVYKAKLDEVTPLDALLADYQPDIEKEDVYFEKEFILWGLTQFKKLSKYKYSEGLKFQDPYGSYINGL